The nucleotide window GCTTAAGGCCGAACATATCCCCGCGCTGGTGCTGCTCCTGGCGATAATTCTTTCCGGGACCCTTCCGTCCTATTCGCAGGGTGGGGAAGAAAACACCATAGGCGAGGGCATGGAAGTCATAAGATCCGCCCGCGAGAACGCGCCGCCGATGCCCGGCTCCGAGGCCGAGCCCCCTTCCGGCGCCGGTGCTCCCCCGGGCGAGCCTGCATCCGGGACCGATAGATCGCTCGAGGAAAGGGCGAGCGCCATACAGCCCGTCGCGGGCGACAGGCCCCCTTACGATCCCGCCGGAAAGAGGGATCCCTTCAAGCCCTTCATAAAGCTCGTGGACATCCCGGCGGCCGGTCCCGCGCCGGTGGTCGTCCCGCCGATACAGAGATACTCCCTCGATCAGTTCAGGATATCCGGCATCGTCTGGATGAGCGGGAAGCCCCGGGCGATGGTCGTCGACCCCGAGGGCAACACCTACTTCCTCGGTGACGGCGACAGGATAGGCAACAAGGAAGGAGAGATACTCGAAGTGAGGGAGAACGGCCTCCTGGTCGAGGAGACCATAAGGTCCGAAGACGTCTACGGCGAAGTAAAGGTCGAAACGAAAAAATCCGTTCTCGCATTCGAAGACGGTCAATGACGGACGATTGAAATAAAGGAGGAAGATTTAGAAGGAGGATGGATTAATGAGAACCCTGTTCATAAAGGTCACCCTGCTCATTGTCTGTGTGCTGTCCACGGCGTCGTACGCCCGGGGCAGCGCGCCCCGGTCAAATTACGAAAACGACTCATTAACAGGTCCGGAATCCCCGGCGGCACAGGCGGACGGCGCCGCCCGAATCCAGGTGGCGCAGGCCCGGGCGGTCAATGCCTCCGACCGGTTTAACCACGTCGAGAGCATAGGCTTCGAAGTCGATAAGGGGATGGGGATCGTCACTATAGGCACGGCTTCCCCGATTCAATACGAGAGGCTCGCGGACGAGGACAAAAAGGTGAGCCTCAAGCTCTCGAACGTGATACTCGCCGACAAGTTCCAGGTTTCGAGGGACGTAAGCGACTTCGACAGCCCCATAAACTTCATCTCCTCGTTCAGGGACCCGATAAAGCCGAGCGACATCATAGTGGTAATCGAGCTAAAAGAATCCCGCGTCCCGGTAAACGTAAGCCAGAGCGGGAACCGGCTCGTGCTTAACTTCGGGGAGTCCCGGGCCGTCCGGGCCGCGAGCGAGCAGCAGGTCGATGTCTCGGTGCACCCCGAAGACCTCTACGCCTTCGACTTCAGGCTCACTTCCATGCCCGGGGCCGTAAAAACGTACAAGGGGCAGCTCGTCTCCTTCGATTTCAAGGACGCCGACATAAGGGACGTGCTGAGGATTATCTCCGACATAAGCGGCCTCAACATGATCATAGCCAGTAACGTCGCCGGCACGGTAACGCTCAAGCTCACTAACGTCCCCTGGGACCAGGCCCTCGACGTCATACTCGAAGACGCCGGTCTCGGCGCCTTCCTCGACGGCAACGTCCTCAGGATAGCGCCCCTCGCCACGCTCCAGGCCCGCCAGCGCGCGGTAAGGAAGACGGTGGAGACCAACGAAGAGCTCGAGCCCCTCATCACGCGCCAGGTCTTCGTCAACTACGCGACGGCGGCCGAGCTCATCCCCCTCGTCGATCCGCTTCTAAGCGACAGGGGCGAGCTCAGGGTGGACACCAGGACGAACAGCATTCTTATAAACGACACGGCGGTCAGGGCCGGGCAGATAGAGTCCCTCGTCGAGGACCTCGACACGAGGACCCCCCAGGTGCTCATAGAATCGCGGATTGTGCAGGCCACGCTCAACTTCACCCGCGAGCTCGGCATACAGTGGGGCTTCGATTACAGGGCCTCGGCCGCGACAGGCAACCCGACGGGCGCAACGTTTCCGTCGAGCGTCGAAGTCGGCGGCACCACTGTCGGCAGCCCGTTCGGCACCACGGGAGACAACTTCATTATCGACCTCCCGGCGGCTGCGGGCCCGGGCTCGGGCGGCGTTATGGGTATCGTCCTCGGGAGCCTTACGGGTGCGTTCGACCTCGACCTCCGGCTCTCCGCCCTTGAGCAAAGGGGCGACGGCCGAATCCTTTCTTCACCGAAGGTGCTGACGCTCGAAAACACGCCGGCGAGGATAGAGCAGGGCGTTTCGATCCCGTTTCTCTCCGTTTCCGCCGCGGGCACGCAGACCCAGTTCGTCGACGCCACGCTCAGCCTTTCCGTAACCCCCCAGGTGACGAACGACAACCGGATACTCATGGAGATAGTCGTAACCGACAACTCCCCCGACCCTGCGCTCACGGGCGCGGGAGGCCAGCCTTCCATAAGAAGGAACGAGGCCACGACGCAGGTCCTGGCGAGCGACGGCGAAACCATAGTCATAGGCGGCATATTCACGCGCCGAATGGACGAGACGAACAACGGGCTTCCCTGGTTTTCGCGGCTCCCCCTCCTCGGATGGCTCTTCCAGAACAACAGGACGAACGACGAGAGAAGGGAGCTCATAGTATTCATAACACC belongs to Thermodesulfobacteriota bacterium and includes:
- the pilQ gene encoding type IV pilus secretin PilQ — its product is MRTLFIKVTLLIVCVLSTASYARGSAPRSNYENDSLTGPESPAAQADGAARIQVAQARAVNASDRFNHVESIGFEVDKGMGIVTIGTASPIQYERLADEDKKVSLKLSNVILADKFQVSRDVSDFDSPINFISSFRDPIKPSDIIVVIELKESRVPVNVSQSGNRLVLNFGESRAVRAASEQQVDVSVHPEDLYAFDFRLTSMPGAVKTYKGQLVSFDFKDADIRDVLRIISDISGLNMIIASNVAGTVTLKLTNVPWDQALDVILEDAGLGAFLDGNVLRIAPLATLQARQRAVRKTVETNEELEPLITRQVFVNYATAAELIPLVDPLLSDRGELRVDTRTNSILINDTAVRAGQIESLVEDLDTRTPQVLIESRIVQATLNFTRELGIQWGFDYRASAATGNPTGATFPSSVEVGGTTVGSPFGTTGDNFIIDLPAAAGPGSGGVMGIVLGSLTGAFDLDLRLSALEQRGDGRILSSPKVLTLENTPARIEQGVSIPFLSVSAAGTQTQFVDATLSLSVTPQVTNDNRILMEIVVTDNSPDPALTGAGGQPSIRRNEATTQVLASDGETIVIGGIFTRRMDETNNGLPWFSRLPLLGWLFQNNRTNDERRELIVFITPRIIR
- a CDS encoding pilus assembly protein PilP translates to MRLLKAEHIPALVLLLAIILSGTLPSYSQGGEENTIGEGMEVIRSARENAPPMPGSEAEPPSGAGAPPGEPASGTDRSLEERASAIQPVAGDRPPYDPAGKRDPFKPFIKLVDIPAAGPAPVVVPPIQRYSLDQFRISGIVWMSGKPRAMVVDPEGNTYFLGDGDRIGNKEGEILEVRENGLLVEETIRSEDVYGEVKVETKKSVLAFEDGQ